The Magnetospirillum sp. XM-1 genomic interval CTCGGACGAGTTCAAGGCCAATGCCGAGGCCACGCAGGCCCTGGTGGACGACCTGAAGAAGGTGGTCGCCCAGGTAAAGCAGGGCGGCGGCCCCGCCATGCGCGAGCGCCACATCGCACGCGGCAAGCTGCTGCCCAGAGAGCGCATCCGCCGCCTGCTCGACGTAGGCTCGCCCTTCCTGGAATTCTCGCAACTGGCCGCCTGGGACATGTATTCCAAGGACGTGATGGGGGCCGGCATCATCACCGGCATCGGCTCCATCAACGGCCAGGAATGCATGATCGTCGCCAATGACGGCACGGTGAAGGGCGGCTCCTACTATCCGCTCACGGTGAAGAAGCACCTGCGCGCCCAGGACATCGCCAAGGAAAACAACCTGCCTTGCGTCTATCTGGTGGAATCCGGCGGCGCCAACCTGCCCAACCAGGACGAGGTGTTCCCCGACCGCGACCATTTCGGCCGCATCTTCTACAACCAGGCCCAGATGTCGGCCGCTGGCATTCCGCAGATCTCGGTGGTGCATGGGTCGTGTACCGCCGGCGGCGCCTATATCCCGGCCATGAGCGACGAAAGCGTCATCGTCCGCAATCAGGGCACCATCTTCCTGGGCGGTCCGCCTTTGGTGAAGGCCGCCACCGGCGAGGTGGTCTCGGCCGAGGAACTGGGCGGCGCCGATGTCCATTGCCGCACCTCGGGCGTCACCGACCATTACGCCCAGGACGACGGCCATGCGCTGGCCATCGCGCGGCGCATCGTCGGCAACCTGAACCGCACCAAGCCGGTCAGCCTCAAGATGGCCACGCCGGAGGAGCCCCTTTACGACCCCAAGGAAATCTACGGCATCATCCCCAAGGACCGCCGCAAGCCCTATGACGTGCGCGAAGTCATCGCCCGCATCGTCGACGGCTCGCGCCTGGACGAGTTCAAGCAGACCTACGGCACCACCCTGGTCTGCGGCTTCGCCCATATCTGGGGCTACCCCGTGGGCATCGTCGCCAACAACGGCATCCTGTTCTCGGAATCCGCCCAGAAGGGGGCGCATTTCGTCGAGCTGTGCAGCCAGCGCGGCATCCCGCTGATCTTCCTGCAGAACATCACCGGCTTCATGATCGGCAAGAAGTACGAGGCCGGCGGCATCGCCAAGGACGGCGCCAAGATGGTCACCGCCGTGGCCTGCGCCAAGGTCCCGCGCTTTACCGTGATCATGGGCGGCAGCTTCGGGGCGGGCAATTACGGCATGTGCGGCCGGGCCTACCAGCCGCGCATGCTCTACATGTGGCCGACGGGACGCGTCTCGGTGATGGGCGGCGAGCAGGCCGCCAACGTCATGGCCCAGATCAAGAAGGACGCCATGGAGGCCAAGGGCCAAAGCTGGCCGGCGGACGAGGAGGAAGCCTTCAAGGCTCCCATCCGCGACCAGTACGAAACCCAGGGCCACCCCTATTACGCCGGGGCCCGGCTGTGGGACGACGGTCTGGTCGACCCGGCCGAGACCCGCATGGTGCTGGCGCTGTCGCTGTCGGCCTCCTTCAACGCCCCCATCGAGCCGACCAAGTTCGGCGTGTTCCGGATGTAAGGCCATGAGCGCCCTTCTCGTCACCACCCATGACGGTGTGCGGACCATCACGCTGAACCGGGCCGAACGGCACAACGCCTTCGACGATGCCCTGATCAAGGAGCTGGCCGCCGCCTTCAAGGATGCAGGCCACGCCCCCGGAGTGCGGGCCGTGGTTCTCGACTCCACCGGAAAAAGCTTCTCGGCCGGGGCCGACCTCGAGTGGATGAAGCGCATGGCGGGCTACAGTCACGCCGAGAACCTGGCCGACGCCCAAGCGCTGTCGGACATGCTCGAAGCCATCGATGCCTGCCCGCGCCCCGTCATCGGCGTGGTCCAGGGCGCGGCCTATGGCGGCGGCGTCGGGCTGGTGGCCTGTTGCGATCTGGCCGTGGCGGCGGAAGGGGCGACCTTCTGCCTGTCCGAGGTCAAGCTGGGCATCGTCCCGGCGGTGATCTCGCCTTACGTGGTGCGCGCCATGGGCGGCCGCGCCGCCCGGCGCTACGCCGTCACCGCCGAACTGTTCGACGCGGCCGAGGCCAAAGCCACCGGGCTGGTGCACGAGGTGGTGCCCACCGAGCGTCTGGCCGAGGTGCGTGACAAGTGGCTGGCCCGCGTCAAGGGCAACGGCCCGGACGCCATGGCCACCGCCAAGGGACTGATCCGCCGCGCCGCCGACCAGCCTTTGGACGACGACCTTCGCCATTGGACCGCCGGACAGATCGCCGAACGTCGCGCCAGCGACGAGGGCAAGGAAGGCATCCGCGCCTTCCTGGAAAAGCGGAAGCCGGGTTGGGTGGAGAACTAGCCTTATTGTGCGTCATGGCCGGGCTCGCCCCGGCCATCCATGTGGTGCGGCAAATCCCAAAGGGTGGAGTTGCGGACCGGCGTGGATGCCCGGAACAAGTCCGGGTATGACGATTTTCGGATTTAGAGTGTCTCGGGGAACAAACATGTTCGACAAGATCCTGATCGCCAATCGCGGCGAAATCGCCTGCCGGGTCATGCGCACCGCCAAGCGTCTGGGCATCCGCACCGTGGCGGTCTATTCCGAGGCCGACGCGGGCGCCATGCACGTGGCCATGGCCGACGAGGCGGTGCTGATCGGCCCGGCCGCGGCGGCCGAGAGCTACCTCAAGGGCGACGTGATCCTGGAAGCAGCCAAGCGGACGGGAGCCCAGGCCATCCATCCCGGCTACGGCTTTTTGTCCGAGAATGCCGGCTTTGCCGAGGCCTGCGCCAAGGCCGGCGTCGTGTTCATCGGCCCGCCGGTGGGCGCCATCCATGCCATGGGCTCCAAGGCAGAATCCAAGCGGCTGATGGAAGCGGCCGGCGTGCCCCTGGTGCCCGGCTATCACGGCAAGGGCCAGACGCTGGAAGAGCTCACCCGCGAGGCGGCCGTCATCGGCTATCCCGTGCTGGTCAAGGCCAGCGCTGGCGGCGGCGGCAAGGGCATGCGGGTGGTGACGGAAGCGGCGGGTCTGGCCGACGCGGTGGCCTCGGCCAAGCGCGAGGCCAAGGCGGCGTTCGGCGACGATTCCCTGCTGCTCGAGACCTATCTGGGCCGTCCGCGCCATGTGGAAATCCAGGTGTTCTGCGACACCCACGGCAACGGCGTCTATCTGTTCGAGCGCGACTGCTCCATCCAGCGCCGCCACCAGAAGGTGATCGAGGAGGCCCCCGCCCCGGCGCTGGCCGACGAGACCCGTCGCGCCATGGGCGAGGCCGCCGTCGCCGCCGCACAAGCCGTGGATTACGTGGGCGCCGGCACGGTGGAGTTCCTCTACCAGGACGGCCGCTTCTTCTTCATCGAGATGAACACGCGGCTGCAGGTGGAGCATCCGGTCACCGAGATGATCACCGGCCTGGATCTGGTGGAGTGGCAGTTGCAGGTCGCCTCGGGAGGCAAGCTGCCGCTCGCCCAGGAGCAGTTGACCCGCAAGGGCCACGCCTTCGAGGCCCGGCTTTACGCCGAGGACCCGGCAAAGGACTTCCTGCCGGCCATCGGCAGGCTGGTCCATCTGGCCCCTCCGGCCGAGAACCGCCATGTGCGCGTCGATACCGGCGTGCGCCAGAATGATCAGGTTACCCCCTTCTACGATCCCATGATCGCCAAGCTGATCGTCTGGGACGAGGACCGCGATTCGGCGCTGCGCCGCCTGCGCCGGGCCTTGGCCGATTATCAGGTGGCGGGCGTCACCACCAACGTCTCCTTCCTGGGCGCCATCGCCGCCCATCCGGCCTTCGGAGCGTTGGAGATCGACACCGGCTTCATCGAGCGCTACCGCGCCGACCTGTTGCCGCCCCCCGCCCCGGTGCCGGCGCTGGGCCTCGCCTTCGCGTCGCTGGCCCTGCTGCTGTGGCGCGAAGAGGACGGCCGCCACGCCGCCGCCACCTCGGGCGATCCCCATTCGCCCTGGCACCAGACCAACGGCTGGCGGCTCAACGACGACAACCACCACGATTTCCGCTTCGTGGATGCGGGCGAGGAGCGCCGGGTCACCGTGCATTTCGTCGCCGACGGCTGGTCGCTGGACCTGCCCGGCCAGACCTTGCCTGCCCGGCGCGCCACCCTTTCCGGCACCACGCTCACGGCGGAAATCGGCGGCGAACGCCGCACGGCATCCGTGGTGCGCGCCGGCTTCGAGCTGACCGTGCTGCACGACGGCCATGTCTGGAAGATCAAGCTGGACGACCCGTCGGCCACGGCGGCCGAGCGCGAAGGCGGCGACGGCCGTCTGGCCGCCCCCATGCCCGGCACGGTGGTGCAGGTGCTGGTCAAGCCCGGCGACGCGGTCGCCGCGGGCCAGCCGCTGATCGTGGTGGAAGCCATGAAGATGGAGCACGCCATCAAGGCGCCCGCCGAGGGCGTGGTCGCCGCCATCCACTTCAAGGTGGGCGACGCGGTGGCCGAGGGCACCGAGCTGCTGGCCTTCGAGGTGAAGGAATAGGCCTATCCGGGTGAAAGCGGGCGGGACGCCCGCGCTCCAGGAAAGGCCAAGAGGTTGATCAAGGATACGAGCGCCATGCGTCACCCCGCCCGCGTCAAGATCGTCGAGGTCGGCCCCCGCGACGGCTTGCAGAACGAGGCCCGGCCGGTCCCGGTGGCGGTCAAGGTCGAACTGATCGACCGCCTGACCGAGACCGGGCTGGCCGCCATCGAATCAGGGAGCTTCGTCAGCCCCAAATGGGTGCCGCAGATGGCGGCCACCAACGAGGTGATGGCCGCCATCAAGCGCCGGCCGGG includes:
- a CDS encoding enoyl-CoA hydratase/isomerase family protein, whose amino-acid sequence is MSALLVTTHDGVRTITLNRAERHNAFDDALIKELAAAFKDAGHAPGVRAVVLDSTGKSFSAGADLEWMKRMAGYSHAENLADAQALSDMLEAIDACPRPVIGVVQGAAYGGGVGLVACCDLAVAAEGATFCLSEVKLGIVPAVISPYVVRAMGGRAARRYAVTAELFDAAEAKATGLVHEVVPTERLAEVRDKWLARVKGNGPDAMATAKGLIRRAADQPLDDDLRHWTAGQIAERRASDEGKEGIRAFLEKRKPGWVEN
- a CDS encoding carboxyl transferase domain-containing protein, with translation MTVIKSTVNPRSDEFKANAEATQALVDDLKKVVAQVKQGGGPAMRERHIARGKLLPRERIRRLLDVGSPFLEFSQLAAWDMYSKDVMGAGIITGIGSINGQECMIVANDGTVKGGSYYPLTVKKHLRAQDIAKENNLPCVYLVESGGANLPNQDEVFPDRDHFGRIFYNQAQMSAAGIPQISVVHGSCTAGGAYIPAMSDESVIVRNQGTIFLGGPPLVKAATGEVVSAEELGGADVHCRTSGVTDHYAQDDGHALAIARRIVGNLNRTKPVSLKMATPEEPLYDPKEIYGIIPKDRRKPYDVREVIARIVDGSRLDEFKQTYGTTLVCGFAHIWGYPVGIVANNGILFSESAQKGAHFVELCSQRGIPLIFLQNITGFMIGKKYEAGGIAKDGAKMVTAVACAKVPRFTVIMGGSFGAGNYGMCGRAYQPRMLYMWPTGRVSVMGGEQAANVMAQIKKDAMEAKGQSWPADEEEAFKAPIRDQYETQGHPYYAGARLWDDGLVDPAETRMVLALSLSASFNAPIEPTKFGVFRM
- a CDS encoding acetyl/propionyl/methylcrotonyl-CoA carboxylase subunit alpha, with amino-acid sequence MFDKILIANRGEIACRVMRTAKRLGIRTVAVYSEADAGAMHVAMADEAVLIGPAAAAESYLKGDVILEAAKRTGAQAIHPGYGFLSENAGFAEACAKAGVVFIGPPVGAIHAMGSKAESKRLMEAAGVPLVPGYHGKGQTLEELTREAAVIGYPVLVKASAGGGGKGMRVVTEAAGLADAVASAKREAKAAFGDDSLLLETYLGRPRHVEIQVFCDTHGNGVYLFERDCSIQRRHQKVIEEAPAPALADETRRAMGEAAVAAAQAVDYVGAGTVEFLYQDGRFFFIEMNTRLQVEHPVTEMITGLDLVEWQLQVASGGKLPLAQEQLTRKGHAFEARLYAEDPAKDFLPAIGRLVHLAPPAENRHVRVDTGVRQNDQVTPFYDPMIAKLIVWDEDRDSALRRLRRALADYQVAGVTTNVSFLGAIAAHPAFGALEIDTGFIERYRADLLPPPAPVPALGLAFASLALLLWREEDGRHAAATSGDPHSPWHQTNGWRLNDDNHHDFRFVDAGEERRVTVHFVADGWSLDLPGQTLPARRATLSGTTLTAEIGGERRTASVVRAGFELTVLHDGHVWKIKLDDPSATAAEREGGDGRLAAPMPGTVVQVLVKPGDAVAAGQPLIVVEAMKMEHAIKAPAEGVVAAIHFKVGDAVAEGTELLAFEVKE